One window of Nostoc sp. C052 genomic DNA carries:
- a CDS encoding GUN4 domain-containing protein — translation MFKASNDNWKTPLGYYEKAIEELRRTREELQDMKANNMHNIESTIASFQTEIKELKSELRTMQERLANTEETAIEAQMTLAETQKASLAAQTELQALKEIMTDEQNSNYRILEELVQIKEQISQLPSQILETDSQTSVLKSLSDVQLHLSQLAAELTLVSHTSGIDYRKLQELLAEQKWQEADKETYSTMLKICEREEEGWLDDGEIKRFPRHDLYIINKLWVQYSEGKFGFSVQQRIWQAKKDYKRFAYKVGWLASLANNEWVKYEEYTFSLDAPKGHFPSISRLVGLDSTNLGGVQHRVKIFLSRY, via the coding sequence ATGTTCAAAGCAAGTAATGATAACTGGAAAACGCCATTAGGATATTACGAAAAAGCAATTGAAGAACTCAGGCGTACCCGTGAAGAGTTGCAGGATATGAAAGCAAATAATATGCATAATATTGAATCAACTATTGCAAGCTTCCAAACGGAAATAAAGGAATTAAAATCTGAGCTTCGGACTATGCAGGAGCGATTGGCAAATACTGAAGAAACGGCAATAGAAGCTCAGATGACCTTAGCTGAGACTCAAAAAGCCTCACTAGCCGCTCAAACTGAACTACAAGCCTTGAAAGAAATTATGACTGATGAACAAAATTCAAATTATAGAATTCTCGAAGAATTAGTTCAAATAAAAGAGCAAATATCTCAATTACCATCTCAAATTTTGGAAACAGATTCGCAAACATCAGTTCTTAAATCTTTATCAGATGTGCAGTTGCATCTGTCTCAATTGGCAGCAGAATTAACTCTTGTATCTCATACTTCTGGTATTGATTACAGAAAATTGCAGGAACTACTAGCAGAACAAAAATGGCAGGAAGCTGATAAAGAAACCTATTCTACTATGCTCAAAATATGTGAGCGTGAAGAAGAAGGCTGGTTAGATGATGGAGAAATTAAAAGGTTTCCTCGTCATGACCTTTATATTATTAATAAACTCTGGGTTCAATATAGTGAAGGCAAATTTGGTTTTAGCGTCCAACAACGTATTTGGCAAGCCAAAAAAGATTATAAGCGCTTTGCTTATAAAGTTGGATGGCTAGCAAGTCTTGCTAATAATGAATGGGTTAAATATGAAGAATATACTTTCAGCTTAGACGCACCTAAAGGACACTTTCCATCTATATCTCGGTTAGTGGGTTTAGATTCTACAAACCTTGGTGGGGTTCAGCATCGAGTAAAGATTTTTTTGTCACGATATTAG
- the trxA gene encoding thioredoxin — translation MATQKEFNSFDDMLSASDVPVLVDFYAEWCGPCQMMTPILEQVNNQLKDRLRIVKIDTEKYTELATQYKIESLPTLVLFKEGKPVDRIEGVRQAAQLVQYLQTKI, via the coding sequence ATGGCAACTCAAAAAGAATTTAACAGCTTTGATGATATGCTGTCTGCTTCTGATGTACCTGTATTAGTAGATTTTTACGCTGAATGGTGTGGTCCCTGTCAGATGATGACGCCAATTTTAGAGCAAGTCAATAATCAACTTAAGGATCGCTTGCGGATTGTCAAAATTGACACAGAAAAATACACGGAATTGGCTACTCAGTATAAAATTGAATCTCTCCCAACCTTGGTATTGTTTAAGGAGGGTAAGCCTGTGGATCGGATAGAGGGAGTAAGGCAAGCAGCGCAGTTGGTGCAATATCTACAAACAAAGATTTAA
- the fabG gene encoding 3-oxoacyl-[acyl-carrier-protein] reductase, with product MTLLQDKVAIITGASRGIGRAIAIELASQGAIAIINYASSSAAAEAVVTEITDAGGQAIAIQADVSKIEQVETLVKTVTEKFSRVDILVNNAGITRDNLLLRLKTEDWQAVIDLNLTGVFLCTRAISKIMLKQRSGRIINITSVAGLMGNPGQSNYSAAKAGVIGFTKSVAKELATRGITVNAVAPGFITTDMTSDLNNPEDILKYIPLGRFGQPEEIAGMVRFLAADPAAAYVTGQVFNVDGGMVMA from the coding sequence ATGACACTATTACAAGATAAAGTCGCAATTATTACAGGTGCATCACGAGGAATCGGCCGCGCGATCGCAATTGAATTAGCCTCACAAGGAGCGATCGCAATTATTAATTATGCCAGTTCGAGTGCTGCTGCTGAGGCAGTTGTTACAGAAATTACAGATGCGGGAGGTCAAGCGATCGCGATCCAAGCTGACGTTTCTAAAATTGAGCAAGTAGAGACACTAGTTAAGACCGTCACTGAAAAGTTTAGTCGTGTGGATATCTTAGTCAACAATGCAGGTATTACCCGCGACAATCTGCTTTTGCGTTTGAAGACAGAGGATTGGCAAGCTGTGATAGACCTAAATCTAACTGGTGTTTTCTTATGTACACGTGCCATCAGTAAAATCATGCTGAAGCAGCGCTCAGGGCGAATTATCAACATTACTTCCGTTGCGGGGCTAATGGGCAATCCAGGCCAATCCAACTACAGCGCCGCCAAAGCAGGTGTAATCGGCTTCACCAAAAGCGTTGCCAAAGAACTTGCGACTCGCGGAATCACCGTTAACGCCGTCGCCCCTGGATTCATCACCACCGATATGACCAGCGATCTCAATAACCCCGAAGATATTCTCAAATACATCCCACTCGGTCGCTTCGGTCAGCCTGAAGAAATCGCTGGTATGGTGCGCTTCCTCGCCGCCGATCCCGCCGCCGCCTACGTTACCGGACAAGTTTTTAACGTCGATGGCGGTATGGTAATGGCTTAA
- a CDS encoding MraY family glycosyltransferase, with amino-acid sequence MNLENSLKYLGIADPGGTGWLAVVFTFLLAWVVTWRLIPTVRKFALRVGWADQPNARRLNREPLPNAGGLAIYAGVIAALVLASLLRPIELQTVLAQVLTILLGGSILVLVGFIDDQFGLPPSVRLWAQIVTALLLVANGISVKVLFGTPIDSFLSILLTVLWVVGITNAINLMDGMDGLAGGISFITAMSLLAVAAQFNNRAAAILVLAALGGAALGFLRHNFHPSRIIMGDAGAYFFGYVLAATSILGKLQQNTVYALIPTVLFLLLPVLDTTQVFVRRLLAGNNPLSTPGKDHLHHRLLAWGLSQRHAAFTLWSITLVFNLLAMRIQGMSLAVMVATASSIIILLGFTVWQRIRQQP; translated from the coding sequence ATGAATCTAGAGAACTCCCTTAAGTACCTCGGTATTGCCGACCCTGGCGGCACCGGCTGGTTGGCAGTAGTATTTACGTTCCTCTTGGCTTGGGTTGTAACTTGGCGTTTAATTCCGACAGTACGCAAATTCGCCTTGCGGGTAGGTTGGGCTGACCAACCAAACGCCCGGCGACTAAACCGAGAACCTTTACCCAATGCTGGGGGGCTGGCTATCTACGCGGGTGTGATTGCCGCGCTGGTATTAGCTAGCCTTTTACGACCGATCGAACTCCAAACTGTATTAGCTCAAGTGCTAACTATTCTGTTGGGAGGTTCGATATTAGTTCTTGTAGGCTTTATTGACGATCAGTTCGGCTTACCGCCGTCTGTGCGATTATGGGCGCAAATTGTTACGGCACTATTACTGGTAGCTAATGGTATCAGTGTTAAAGTCCTATTTGGCACTCCCATCGACTCGTTCCTGTCCATACTGCTCACAGTACTATGGGTAGTAGGAATTACCAATGCCATCAACTTGATGGATGGTATGGATGGTTTGGCAGGAGGAATCAGCTTTATTACTGCCATGAGTTTGTTGGCAGTTGCAGCCCAATTTAACAATCGTGCAGCGGCAATTTTGGTACTTGCAGCCTTGGGAGGTGCTGCATTGGGCTTTTTACGTCATAATTTCCATCCGTCACGAATTATTATGGGTGATGCCGGAGCATACTTTTTTGGCTATGTGCTGGCAGCAACTAGTATTTTAGGTAAACTGCAACAAAACACAGTTTATGCCTTAATTCCTACGGTTTTATTTTTGTTGTTACCGGTGCTAGATACAACTCAAGTATTTGTGCGGCGGCTACTAGCAGGAAATAACCCTCTGAGTACTCCTGGCAAAGACCACCTGCACCACCGCTTACTTGCTTGGGGACTATCCCAGCGCCATGCTGCGTTCACCCTTTGGTCAATTACCCTAGTTTTCAACTTGCTGGCGATGAGAATACAAGGTATGAGTTTGGCTGTAATGGTGGCTACTGCCAGTAGTATTATTATTCTTTTGGGTTTTACTGTTTGGCAAAGGATACGCCAACAGCCTTAA
- the groL gene encoding chaperonin GroEL (60 kDa chaperone family; promotes refolding of misfolded polypeptides especially under stressful conditions; forms two stacked rings of heptamers to form a barrel-shaped 14mer; ends can be capped by GroES; misfolded proteins enter the barrel where they are refolded when GroES binds), which produces MAKIIAFDEESRRALERGVNALADAVKITLGPKGRNVLLEKKFGAPQIVNDGITVAKEIELEDPLENTGARLIQEVASKTKDVAGDGTTTATVLAQALIREGLKNVAAGSNPVSLRRGIDKTIEALVLEIAKIAKPVEGSAIAQVATVSAGNDEEVGQMLAQAMEKVTKDGVITVEESKSLTTELEVVEGMQIDRGYISPYFVTNNERQIVEFENARILVTDKKIGSIQDLVPILEKVARSGQPLLIIAEDVEGDALATLVVNKARGVLAVAAIKAPGFGDRRKALLEDIAILTDGQLISEEIGLSLDTASLEALGTARKITIDKESTTIVAGSVTKPEVQKRIGQIRRQLEETDSEYDQEKLQERIAKLAGGVAVIKVGAATETELKDRKLRIEDALNATKAAVEEGIVPGGGTTLIHLAKAVEAIKKTLQNDEERIGADIVERALEAPLRQIADNAGAEGSVIVSKVRDSEFNIGYNAATGEFEDLIAAGIIDPAKVVRSALQNAGSIAGLVLTTEAIVVEKPEKKSAAPAPDMGGMGGMGGMGGMGGMGGMGMF; this is translated from the coding sequence ATGGCGAAAATTATTGCATTTGACGAGGAATCTCGGCGAGCTCTAGAAAGGGGTGTTAACGCCCTTGCCGATGCCGTAAAAATCACCTTGGGGCCTAAAGGTCGCAATGTTCTTTTAGAGAAAAAATTTGGCGCACCTCAAATTGTCAACGATGGTATCACTGTTGCCAAGGAAATTGAATTAGAAGATCCTTTGGAAAATACTGGTGCAAGACTCATCCAAGAAGTGGCCTCAAAAACTAAAGATGTCGCTGGAGATGGGACAACCACCGCCACCGTTTTAGCACAAGCCTTGATTAGAGAAGGTTTGAAGAACGTCGCGGCTGGTAGTAACCCTGTTAGCTTGAGACGCGGGATCGACAAAACTATTGAGGCATTGGTACTAGAAATTGCCAAGATAGCCAAGCCAGTAGAAGGAAGTGCGATCGCTCAAGTTGCTACTGTCTCTGCTGGTAACGATGAAGAAGTTGGCCAAATGTTAGCTCAAGCAATGGAAAAAGTCACCAAAGATGGTGTAATTACCGTTGAAGAATCCAAATCCCTAACCACCGAACTAGAAGTAGTTGAGGGGATGCAGATTGACAGGGGTTATATTTCTCCCTACTTCGTCACCAACAACGAGCGGCAAATCGTCGAATTTGAAAATGCCCGCATTTTAGTGACAGATAAAAAAATCGGCAGCATCCAAGATTTAGTACCGATTTTGGAAAAAGTTGCCCGTTCTGGTCAGCCCTTGCTGATCATCGCTGAAGATGTTGAAGGTGATGCTTTGGCAACTTTAGTAGTCAACAAAGCGCGGGGTGTACTAGCCGTAGCTGCCATTAAAGCACCTGGATTTGGCGATCGCCGCAAAGCTTTGTTAGAAGATATTGCGATTCTCACCGATGGACAGTTGATTTCGGAAGAAATTGGCTTAAGTTTGGACACCGCTTCTTTAGAAGCGCTGGGAACTGCCCGCAAAATCACCATTGACAAAGAAAGCACCACAATTGTCGCTGGTAGTGTTACCAAGCCAGAGGTACAAAAGCGGATTGGTCAAATTCGCAGACAGTTAGAAGAAACTGATTCTGAGTACGATCAAGAAAAACTGCAAGAACGCATCGCCAAGCTCGCTGGCGGCGTGGCAGTGATTAAAGTGGGTGCAGCAACCGAAACCGAACTCAAAGACCGTAAGCTGCGGATTGAGGACGCGCTCAACGCTACTAAAGCTGCTGTGGAAGAAGGTATTGTTCCTGGTGGTGGGACAACCTTAATTCACTTAGCTAAGGCAGTAGAAGCGATTAAAAAGACCTTACAAAATGACGAAGAAAGAATTGGGGCTGATATTGTCGAACGAGCGCTAGAAGCCCCCTTGCGCCAAATAGCAGACAACGCTGGTGCTGAAGGTTCTGTAATCGTCTCGAAAGTCCGGGATAGCGAATTTAACATTGGCTACAACGCCGCTACTGGCGAATTTGAAGACTTGATTGCTGCTGGTATTATCGACCCTGCCAAAGTCGTGCGTTCAGCTTTGCAAAACGCTGGCTCCATTGCTGGTTTGGTCTTAACCACCGAAGCGATCGTTGTTGAAAAGCCAGAGAAGAAATCCGCCGCTCCTGCCCCTGATATGGGCGGCATGGGTGGTATGGGCGGCATGGGCGGCATGGGTGGCATGGGCGGTATGGGCATGTTCTAA
- the corA gene encoding magnesium/cobalt transporter CorA — MVRKLRRLPKIATKRYEDEFHHQPGTLPGTIIIDADAPLPIIFLIDYNQANFTREQIATPEECVSYLEMESISWVDVQGLGSQDILQRLGNVFELHPLVLEDVVNVPERPKTEDYEDQLLFIARMVVPKERTCGFYSEQVSLILGKNYLLTVQEEPEHDCFEGVRSRIEKNKGIIRKQGADYLAYALLDAIIDGFFPVLELYGERIEELEEEVIVRPTPQTLQDIYQIRRELLQLRRAIWPQRDAINALIRDGSDLISEDVRIYLRDCYDHTVQVMDMVETYRELASGLMDVYLSAVSNKMNEIMKVLTVVSTIFIPLTFVAGIYGMNFNTEKSPYNMPELNWYWGYPLCWAIMLAIALGLLFFFWRRGWLQNSVVAKRN; from the coding sequence ATGGTACGAAAACTGCGTCGCCTTCCCAAAATAGCCACTAAGCGATATGAAGATGAGTTCCATCACCAACCAGGGACTTTACCAGGAACCATCATTATTGATGCAGACGCTCCGCTACCGATCATTTTCTTGATTGACTATAACCAAGCCAATTTCACTCGCGAACAAATAGCAACTCCAGAGGAGTGTGTCTCATATCTGGAGATGGAATCAATTTCTTGGGTAGATGTACAAGGTTTAGGTAGTCAGGACATATTACAACGATTGGGTAATGTTTTTGAGTTACATCCTCTAGTTTTAGAAGATGTAGTCAATGTACCGGAGCGTCCCAAAACAGAGGATTATGAAGACCAATTGCTATTCATTGCCCGCATGGTAGTACCAAAGGAAAGAACATGTGGTTTTTACAGCGAGCAAGTAAGTTTGATATTAGGAAAAAATTATTTGTTGACAGTACAAGAAGAACCAGAACATGATTGCTTTGAAGGCGTGCGATCGCGGATTGAAAAAAACAAAGGTATCATCCGTAAACAGGGAGCGGATTATTTAGCTTATGCCCTGTTAGATGCAATTATTGATGGCTTTTTTCCAGTGCTGGAGCTTTATGGTGAGCGAATCGAAGAATTAGAAGAGGAGGTAATAGTCAGACCTACCCCACAAACACTACAAGATATTTATCAAATTAGGCGAGAACTACTACAACTACGTCGTGCTATCTGGCCCCAGCGGGATGCAATTAATGCCTTAATTCGAGATGGCAGTGATTTGATTAGTGAAGACGTGCGAATCTACTTACGAGATTGTTATGACCATACGGTGCAAGTAATGGATATGGTGGAAACTTACCGAGAACTAGCATCTGGATTAATGGATGTGTACCTTTCGGCAGTAAGCAACAAAATGAATGAAATCATGAAGGTGCTAACGGTAGTTTCAACAATTTTTATTCCCCTGACTTTTGTCGCTGGAATATATGGTATGAATTTCAATACTGAAAAATCGCCATATAATATGCCTGAGTTGAATTGGTATTGGGGTTATCCACTTTGCTGGGCAATAATGTTAGCGATCGCACTTGGTTTGCTATTCTTTTTTTGGCGACGAGGCTGGCTACAAAATTCTGTAGTAGCCAAGCGCAATTAA